One window of the Spea bombifrons isolate aSpeBom1 chromosome 8, aSpeBom1.2.pri, whole genome shotgun sequence genome contains the following:
- the BCORL1 gene encoding BCL-6 corepressor-like protein 1 isoform X1 translates to MISAAPLYSGVHNWTSADHVRMCGINEDRRTPLSDEESKASSSQHLGSEDRCVSSVLSKVGKVDFIPATNQSDALMLREDGGAEVEAVQKLEEKPPDPTIFVSDSVDTPAVTPENCIGISVPEKKQLANMLDISVQGASNADSKIMESARTPAPEKAAEADPTFQPADGDHSVKQRTVLTADLQIAGQPVEASRTVVTSSFGTLTPFTMSGICFSATQVPSVQKLPLSFPPGAVLTPTQPLVYIPPPNCGQSLSVTTLPTTFGVTSTLTLPMLQSCLQDRCLPSIITPTELHSQAFASSVARPIAVDSKSTELTKPTSTTSSTPPTNNSITTSVDVTAISSNASSSVLSSHPTLPVVINPVTLASYTRTSSNLESQSDAASSSISPLKSPPQLEREIVSPQDSCDMPLDLSSKSHRQKHTPPNQRKTPPMPVLTPVHTSGKASLSTVLSRSDCSSQRSIQNSFTSSSVTQNIRAVPPLVMFPEFLRNGDPGSAQLLGAPGSWIKNSAAFISTIPGTYVGVANPVPASMLLNKDSNMSLSKDSRHLAKQEPISIIDQGDPKNSGSCSKKGTQTSVDVQQPTANRYLQGHVTSVTSLCPPKDWSLRGHGSVHPKCPLNGKPSNAQVLPVSWSPYQQASLLSIGISATGTLHSNQAPPHRLPIGEYTLFPNILPAEPTATPQKTVGETPDAQQKNTVASVPEHDLVAKGRTCETVSKSRKSNANKALLAPKPAAGNSVLYIQPAEPAESGKDSIKGANATLKSPDKANCKEEKIHPKFPCPRKSFGDSKPKNKVLATYMTNEQPLVSQQKDCLSLLDQNCSKNGSRLDVPQDTSACSKKSRKKGQNVDSQHCVQEVDLSKVKIERVDDDENFGCISSYENPPWSPVDLPAISKVKTRIKKEPGLRCRSKRLEEVSTITPLPQRSKSRTKQRDEDVTKASQEPNRRKWRRQAKITEAVPEKKVGKITATEKESNRIRPKRKRRKSIKHEPFDPEFDRDIPEKKPKNSFRDFIPVVLKSRTRSQKGNVGSSDNMAACPGVFSEEEEMEVPCKRRKPRNIYKDCPYRKYTLPKEEPQSMPITPVLRGSWELSNRVKDTGKPWAPLAVEDEKNEDGSLVRRKRRRQKNRKYQNGEYLTEKEEEEVSQCYRRRKARSDFRKRKSSLSDRDIDLKNKLPPSSRESQKQGESRNGLNKSSPDESPTSMTQDKPSGKRKCKTKHIGGSTDEDAKGKVRRTSQSPKSSPVKSPSSRKCADPVTPQRSRRTSTLGSSDTPSAQHIPPEARRLIVNKNAGETLLQRAARLGYKDVVLYCLQRDLGDINHRDNAGYTALHEACARGWTEILQILLDNGANVNCSAQDGTRPIHDAVVNDNLETVWLLLSYGADPTLATYSGQTPMKLASSEVMRTYLSDYLSDLRGRSDGDPRAAWDFYSSSILGGKDEIGHDVLLDSSEKNEEEEGDKDLEDNFMFEFSDKPLISCYNLHVSLTSGPGNWFLFSEVLKKLKLSSRIFQARYPKFEIASMQKKEFTRQVCTSQILTASEGMDLWPQDVGEMVELVRYEPELLQLLGSSVEFQCVNS, encoded by the exons TAACCAAAGTGATGCCCTGATGCTGCGGGAAGATGGAGGAGCAGAGGTGGAAGCCGTACAGAAGCTAGAGGAAAAGCCACCAGATCCCACCATATTTGTTTCTGATTCAGTTGATACCCCTGCGGTGACTCCTGAAAACTGTATTGGTATTTCAGTACCGGAAAAAAAGCAACTAGCCAACATGTTGGATATCTCCGTTCAAGGGGCTTCAAATGCAGATAGTAAAATAATGGAATCTGCAAGGACTCCTGCTCCAGAAAAAGCAGCTGAGGCTGACCCTACTTTTCAACCAGCCGATGGGGATCACTCAGTGAAGCAAAGGACTGTTCTGACTGCTGATCTACAAATAGCAGGTCAGCCAGTGGAGGCGTCGCGTACCGTTGTGACCTCCAGTTTTGGCACTCTGACTCCTTTTACAATGAGCGGAATATGCTTCTCCGCCACTCAGGTCCCCAGTGTTCAAAAACTTCCTCTGTCTTTTCCACCTGGAGCGGTCTTGACACCGACACAGCCTCTGGTTTATATCCCACCCCCTAACTGTGGGCAGTCCCTCAGCGTAACTACATTACCAACTACATTTGGGGTGACATCCACACTGACTCTCCCTATGTTGCAATCCTGTTTGCAGGATAGATGTCTGCCTAGCATCATAACACCCACAGAACTACATTCACAAGCGTTTGCATCTTCTGTAGCAAGACCCATTGCAGTAGATTCCAAATCTACAGAGTTGACAAAACCAACCAGCACAACTTCTTCCACTCCTCCCACCAACAATAGCATCACAACATCTGTAGATGTTACAGCGATTTCCTCCAATGCTTCATCCTCGGTTCTTTCTTCACATCCAACTCTCCCGGTAGTCATTAACCCTGTTACCCTTGCTTCCTATACCAGGACATCCTCTAACCTAGAATCACAAAGCGATGCTGCATCTTCATCAATTTCTCCACTAAAGTCACCTCCACAACTTGAGAGGGAGATAGTCTCCCCGCAGGACTCTTGTGATATGCCTCTTGATCTATCCTCTAAATCCCACCGTCAAAAACACACCCCACCAAACCAGCGCAAAACTCCACCTATGCCAGTGTTGACCCCGGTCCACACCAGTGGGAAAGCCTCTTTGTCTACTGTACTGTCCAGGTCTGATTGTAGTTCTCAACGTTCTATCCAAAACAGTTTCACCAGCAGCAGTGTTACCCAGAACATTCGAGCAGTACCCCCGTTAGTAATGTTTCCAGAGTTCCTCCGTAACGGAGATCCAGGGTCAGCTCAGTTACTGGGTGCACCAGGATCTTGGATCAAAAATTCAGCTGCTTTCATTAGCACTATCCCTGGTACTTATGTTGGAGTGGCCAACCCAGTGCCTGCTTCTATGTTGCTAAACAAAGACTCAAATATGAGCCTTAGCAAAGACTCCCGACATCTGGCAAAACAGGAGCCAATCTCAATCATTGACCAGGGAGATCCAAAGAACTCAGGATCATGTAGCAAGAAAGGAACCCAGACTAGTGTGGATGTGCAGCAGCCTACAGCTAACAGGTACCTTCAGGGTCATGTTACTTCAGTGACCTCTTTATGTCCTCCAAAGGACTGGTCTTTACGTGGTCATGGGAGTGTACACCCAAAGTGTCCCTTAAATGGGAAGCCCAGCAATGCTCAGGTTCTGCCGGTCAGTTGGTCTCCATACCAACAGGCCTCCCTGCTTTCCATTGGTATATCAGCCACAGGAACACTTCATTCCAACCAGGCTCCTCCTCATAGACTTCCTATTGGGGAATACACTTTGTTCCCAAACATACTTCCAGCTGAGCCCACTGCTACGCCTCAAAAGACTGTTGGTGAAACTCCAGATGCTCAGCAGAAAAATACTGTAGCATCAGTTCCTGAGCACGATTTGGTAGCTAAGGGAAGGACATGTGAGACTGTATCCAAGTCACGTAAATCTAATGCAAATAAAGCATTGCTTGCACCCAAACCTGCTGCAGGAAACTCTGTCTTATATATTCAACCTGCAGAGCCAGCAGAAAGTGGAAAAGACAGCATAAAAGGGGCGAATGCAACTCTAAAGTCCCCAGACAAAGCTAACTGcaaggaagaaaaaatacaccCTAAGTTTCCTTGCCCCCGGAAGTCATTTGGTGACTCCAAACCTAAAAACAAAGTGTTGGCCACGTACATGACAAATGAACAGCCTTTAGTCAGTCAACAAAAAGATTGCCTTTCTTTGTTGGATCAGAACTGTAGTAAGAATGGTTCAAGGCTAGATGTGCCTCAAGATACTTCTGCATGTAGTAAAAAGAGCCGCAAGAAAGGACAGAATGTAGACTCTCAACACTGTGTGCAAGAGGTAGACTTGAGTAAGGTCAAAATTGAAAGGGTTGATGATGATGAGAACTTTGGATGTATTTCTTCTTATGAAAATCCACCATGGTCACCTGTCGACTTACCCGCAATTTCCAAAGTCAAGACTAGAATTAAGAAAGAGCCAGGTCTAAGATGCCGTTCCAAGCGACTGGAAGAGGTTTCAACAATCACACCGTTGCCTCAGAGGTCTAAATCTAGAACGAAGCAAAGGGATGAAGATGTTACTAAGGCATCCCAAGAACCTAACAGAAGAAAG TGGAGAAGACAAGCAAAAATCACAGAAGCCGTACCTGAGAAGAAAGTAGGCAAGATCACGGCAACTGAAAAGGAGAGCAATCGCATACGGCCAAAGCGAAAGAGGAGAAAATCTATAAAGCACGAACCCTTCGACCCGGAATTTGACAGAG ATATACCAGAGAAGAAACCCAAGAACAGTTTCAGAGATTTCATCCCGGTTGTCTTAAAAAGCAGAACCCGCAGCCAGAAAG GAAATGTTGGTTCTTCGGACAACATGGCTGCCTGCCCAGGGGTCTTTTCAGAAGAGGAGGAAATGGAAGTGCCTTGTAAGAGACGGAAACCAAGGAATATTTATAAAGACTGCCCATACCGCAAATATACCTTGCCCAAAGAAGAACCACAGTCGAtgcccatcactcctgtcttacGAGGGTCGTGGGAATTGTCCAACAGAGTGAAGGACACAGGGAAGCCATGGGCCCCGTTAGCAGTGGAGGATGAGAAAAATGAAGATGGTTCTTTGGTAAGGAGGAAAAGGAGGCgacagaaaaatagaaaataccaGAACGGCGAGTACCTGAcggagaaagaagaggaagaggtaTCTCAATGTTACCGAAGAAGAAAAGCCAGATCAG attTTCGGAAAAGAAAATCCTCTCTGTCAGACAGAGATATCGATCTTAAAAACAAGCTCCCTCCATCTTCCCGGGAATCCCAGAAACAAGGTGAATCCAGAAACGGCCTTAACAAAAGCAGCCCAGATGAGTCGCCTACGTCGATGACCCAAGATAAACCCTCGGGGAAACGCAAATGCAAAACAAAGCATATCGGAGGAAGCACAGATGAAGACGCAAAG GGCAAGGTCCGACGGACAAGTCAGTCCCCCAAGAGCAGTCCGGTCAAATCCCCGTCTTCCAGGAAGTGTGCTGATCCAGTCACCCCGCAGCGATCTCGGCGTACAAGCACTCTTGGTTCCTCTGACACTCCGTCTGCTCAGCACATCCCTCCTGAGGCCAGGAGACTAATTGTGAACAAAAATGCCGGAGAGACTCTGCTGCAGCGAGCCGCTCGGCTAGGATACAAA GATGTCGTCCTCTACTGTCTTCAGCGAGACTTGGGAGACATCAACCACCGGGACAACGCTGGTTACACCGCACTACATGAAGCCTGTGCACGTGGCTGGACGGAGATACTACAGATCCTTCTGGATAACGGAGCCAACGTGAACTGCAGCGCGCAGGATGGCACAAG ACCCATCCATGATGCAGTGGTGAATGATAACCTGGAGACCGTATGGCTTCTGCTGTCCTATGGCGCTGATCCAACACTAGCCACCTACTCTGGACAAACGCCCATGAAGCTGGCCAGCAGTGAGGTCATGAGGACATATCTGAGTG ATTACCTCTCTGATCTCCGGGGTCGTTCTGACGGAGATCCACGCGCAGCTTGGGACTTCTACAGTAGTAGCATTTTGG GTGGCAAAGATGAAATTGGCCATGATGTCCTTCTGGACTCTTCAGAGaaaaatgaagaggaggagggagaCAAAGATCTGGAGGACAACTTCATGTTTGAATTCTCTGATAAGCCACTCATTTCCTGCTATAACTTGCACGTCTCTCTCACTAGCGG GCCCGGTAATTGGTTCCTTTTCTCTGAAGTCTTGAAGAAGCTCAAACTTTCCTCCAGAATATTTCAGGCTCGCTATCCAAAATTTGAAATCGCTAGCATGCAGAAGAAAGAGTTCACCAGGCAGGTGTGCACGAGTCAAATTCTGACCGCCTCCGAAGGCATGGACCTATGGCCGCAGGACGTCGGGGAAATGGTGGAGCTGGTGCGATATGAGCCGGAGCTGCTTCAACTGTTGGGATCCTCGGTGGAATTTCAGTGTGTCAACAGCTGA
- the BCORL1 gene encoding BCL-6 corepressor-like protein 1 isoform X2, translated as MISAAPLYSGVHNWTSADHVRMCGINEDRRTPLSDEESKASSSQHLGSEDRCVSSVLSKVDFIPATNQSDALMLREDGGAEVEAVQKLEEKPPDPTIFVSDSVDTPAVTPENCIGISVPEKKQLANMLDISVQGASNADSKIMESARTPAPEKAAEADPTFQPADGDHSVKQRTVLTADLQIAGQPVEASRTVVTSSFGTLTPFTMSGICFSATQVPSVQKLPLSFPPGAVLTPTQPLVYIPPPNCGQSLSVTTLPTTFGVTSTLTLPMLQSCLQDRCLPSIITPTELHSQAFASSVARPIAVDSKSTELTKPTSTTSSTPPTNNSITTSVDVTAISSNASSSVLSSHPTLPVVINPVTLASYTRTSSNLESQSDAASSSISPLKSPPQLEREIVSPQDSCDMPLDLSSKSHRQKHTPPNQRKTPPMPVLTPVHTSGKASLSTVLSRSDCSSQRSIQNSFTSSSVTQNIRAVPPLVMFPEFLRNGDPGSAQLLGAPGSWIKNSAAFISTIPGTYVGVANPVPASMLLNKDSNMSLSKDSRHLAKQEPISIIDQGDPKNSGSCSKKGTQTSVDVQQPTANRYLQGHVTSVTSLCPPKDWSLRGHGSVHPKCPLNGKPSNAQVLPVSWSPYQQASLLSIGISATGTLHSNQAPPHRLPIGEYTLFPNILPAEPTATPQKTVGETPDAQQKNTVASVPEHDLVAKGRTCETVSKSRKSNANKALLAPKPAAGNSVLYIQPAEPAESGKDSIKGANATLKSPDKANCKEEKIHPKFPCPRKSFGDSKPKNKVLATYMTNEQPLVSQQKDCLSLLDQNCSKNGSRLDVPQDTSACSKKSRKKGQNVDSQHCVQEVDLSKVKIERVDDDENFGCISSYENPPWSPVDLPAISKVKTRIKKEPGLRCRSKRLEEVSTITPLPQRSKSRTKQRDEDVTKASQEPNRRKWRRQAKITEAVPEKKVGKITATEKESNRIRPKRKRRKSIKHEPFDPEFDRDIPEKKPKNSFRDFIPVVLKSRTRSQKGNVGSSDNMAACPGVFSEEEEMEVPCKRRKPRNIYKDCPYRKYTLPKEEPQSMPITPVLRGSWELSNRVKDTGKPWAPLAVEDEKNEDGSLVRRKRRRQKNRKYQNGEYLTEKEEEEVSQCYRRRKARSDFRKRKSSLSDRDIDLKNKLPPSSRESQKQGESRNGLNKSSPDESPTSMTQDKPSGKRKCKTKHIGGSTDEDAKGKVRRTSQSPKSSPVKSPSSRKCADPVTPQRSRRTSTLGSSDTPSAQHIPPEARRLIVNKNAGETLLQRAARLGYKDVVLYCLQRDLGDINHRDNAGYTALHEACARGWTEILQILLDNGANVNCSAQDGTRPIHDAVVNDNLETVWLLLSYGADPTLATYSGQTPMKLASSEVMRTYLSDYLSDLRGRSDGDPRAAWDFYSSSILGGKDEIGHDVLLDSSEKNEEEEGDKDLEDNFMFEFSDKPLISCYNLHVSLTSGPGNWFLFSEVLKKLKLSSRIFQARYPKFEIASMQKKEFTRQVCTSQILTASEGMDLWPQDVGEMVELVRYEPELLQLLGSSVEFQCVNS; from the exons TAACCAAAGTGATGCCCTGATGCTGCGGGAAGATGGAGGAGCAGAGGTGGAAGCCGTACAGAAGCTAGAGGAAAAGCCACCAGATCCCACCATATTTGTTTCTGATTCAGTTGATACCCCTGCGGTGACTCCTGAAAACTGTATTGGTATTTCAGTACCGGAAAAAAAGCAACTAGCCAACATGTTGGATATCTCCGTTCAAGGGGCTTCAAATGCAGATAGTAAAATAATGGAATCTGCAAGGACTCCTGCTCCAGAAAAAGCAGCTGAGGCTGACCCTACTTTTCAACCAGCCGATGGGGATCACTCAGTGAAGCAAAGGACTGTTCTGACTGCTGATCTACAAATAGCAGGTCAGCCAGTGGAGGCGTCGCGTACCGTTGTGACCTCCAGTTTTGGCACTCTGACTCCTTTTACAATGAGCGGAATATGCTTCTCCGCCACTCAGGTCCCCAGTGTTCAAAAACTTCCTCTGTCTTTTCCACCTGGAGCGGTCTTGACACCGACACAGCCTCTGGTTTATATCCCACCCCCTAACTGTGGGCAGTCCCTCAGCGTAACTACATTACCAACTACATTTGGGGTGACATCCACACTGACTCTCCCTATGTTGCAATCCTGTTTGCAGGATAGATGTCTGCCTAGCATCATAACACCCACAGAACTACATTCACAAGCGTTTGCATCTTCTGTAGCAAGACCCATTGCAGTAGATTCCAAATCTACAGAGTTGACAAAACCAACCAGCACAACTTCTTCCACTCCTCCCACCAACAATAGCATCACAACATCTGTAGATGTTACAGCGATTTCCTCCAATGCTTCATCCTCGGTTCTTTCTTCACATCCAACTCTCCCGGTAGTCATTAACCCTGTTACCCTTGCTTCCTATACCAGGACATCCTCTAACCTAGAATCACAAAGCGATGCTGCATCTTCATCAATTTCTCCACTAAAGTCACCTCCACAACTTGAGAGGGAGATAGTCTCCCCGCAGGACTCTTGTGATATGCCTCTTGATCTATCCTCTAAATCCCACCGTCAAAAACACACCCCACCAAACCAGCGCAAAACTCCACCTATGCCAGTGTTGACCCCGGTCCACACCAGTGGGAAAGCCTCTTTGTCTACTGTACTGTCCAGGTCTGATTGTAGTTCTCAACGTTCTATCCAAAACAGTTTCACCAGCAGCAGTGTTACCCAGAACATTCGAGCAGTACCCCCGTTAGTAATGTTTCCAGAGTTCCTCCGTAACGGAGATCCAGGGTCAGCTCAGTTACTGGGTGCACCAGGATCTTGGATCAAAAATTCAGCTGCTTTCATTAGCACTATCCCTGGTACTTATGTTGGAGTGGCCAACCCAGTGCCTGCTTCTATGTTGCTAAACAAAGACTCAAATATGAGCCTTAGCAAAGACTCCCGACATCTGGCAAAACAGGAGCCAATCTCAATCATTGACCAGGGAGATCCAAAGAACTCAGGATCATGTAGCAAGAAAGGAACCCAGACTAGTGTGGATGTGCAGCAGCCTACAGCTAACAGGTACCTTCAGGGTCATGTTACTTCAGTGACCTCTTTATGTCCTCCAAAGGACTGGTCTTTACGTGGTCATGGGAGTGTACACCCAAAGTGTCCCTTAAATGGGAAGCCCAGCAATGCTCAGGTTCTGCCGGTCAGTTGGTCTCCATACCAACAGGCCTCCCTGCTTTCCATTGGTATATCAGCCACAGGAACACTTCATTCCAACCAGGCTCCTCCTCATAGACTTCCTATTGGGGAATACACTTTGTTCCCAAACATACTTCCAGCTGAGCCCACTGCTACGCCTCAAAAGACTGTTGGTGAAACTCCAGATGCTCAGCAGAAAAATACTGTAGCATCAGTTCCTGAGCACGATTTGGTAGCTAAGGGAAGGACATGTGAGACTGTATCCAAGTCACGTAAATCTAATGCAAATAAAGCATTGCTTGCACCCAAACCTGCTGCAGGAAACTCTGTCTTATATATTCAACCTGCAGAGCCAGCAGAAAGTGGAAAAGACAGCATAAAAGGGGCGAATGCAACTCTAAAGTCCCCAGACAAAGCTAACTGcaaggaagaaaaaatacaccCTAAGTTTCCTTGCCCCCGGAAGTCATTTGGTGACTCCAAACCTAAAAACAAAGTGTTGGCCACGTACATGACAAATGAACAGCCTTTAGTCAGTCAACAAAAAGATTGCCTTTCTTTGTTGGATCAGAACTGTAGTAAGAATGGTTCAAGGCTAGATGTGCCTCAAGATACTTCTGCATGTAGTAAAAAGAGCCGCAAGAAAGGACAGAATGTAGACTCTCAACACTGTGTGCAAGAGGTAGACTTGAGTAAGGTCAAAATTGAAAGGGTTGATGATGATGAGAACTTTGGATGTATTTCTTCTTATGAAAATCCACCATGGTCACCTGTCGACTTACCCGCAATTTCCAAAGTCAAGACTAGAATTAAGAAAGAGCCAGGTCTAAGATGCCGTTCCAAGCGACTGGAAGAGGTTTCAACAATCACACCGTTGCCTCAGAGGTCTAAATCTAGAACGAAGCAAAGGGATGAAGATGTTACTAAGGCATCCCAAGAACCTAACAGAAGAAAG TGGAGAAGACAAGCAAAAATCACAGAAGCCGTACCTGAGAAGAAAGTAGGCAAGATCACGGCAACTGAAAAGGAGAGCAATCGCATACGGCCAAAGCGAAAGAGGAGAAAATCTATAAAGCACGAACCCTTCGACCCGGAATTTGACAGAG ATATACCAGAGAAGAAACCCAAGAACAGTTTCAGAGATTTCATCCCGGTTGTCTTAAAAAGCAGAACCCGCAGCCAGAAAG GAAATGTTGGTTCTTCGGACAACATGGCTGCCTGCCCAGGGGTCTTTTCAGAAGAGGAGGAAATGGAAGTGCCTTGTAAGAGACGGAAACCAAGGAATATTTATAAAGACTGCCCATACCGCAAATATACCTTGCCCAAAGAAGAACCACAGTCGAtgcccatcactcctgtcttacGAGGGTCGTGGGAATTGTCCAACAGAGTGAAGGACACAGGGAAGCCATGGGCCCCGTTAGCAGTGGAGGATGAGAAAAATGAAGATGGTTCTTTGGTAAGGAGGAAAAGGAGGCgacagaaaaatagaaaataccaGAACGGCGAGTACCTGAcggagaaagaagaggaagaggtaTCTCAATGTTACCGAAGAAGAAAAGCCAGATCAG attTTCGGAAAAGAAAATCCTCTCTGTCAGACAGAGATATCGATCTTAAAAACAAGCTCCCTCCATCTTCCCGGGAATCCCAGAAACAAGGTGAATCCAGAAACGGCCTTAACAAAAGCAGCCCAGATGAGTCGCCTACGTCGATGACCCAAGATAAACCCTCGGGGAAACGCAAATGCAAAACAAAGCATATCGGAGGAAGCACAGATGAAGACGCAAAG GGCAAGGTCCGACGGACAAGTCAGTCCCCCAAGAGCAGTCCGGTCAAATCCCCGTCTTCCAGGAAGTGTGCTGATCCAGTCACCCCGCAGCGATCTCGGCGTACAAGCACTCTTGGTTCCTCTGACACTCCGTCTGCTCAGCACATCCCTCCTGAGGCCAGGAGACTAATTGTGAACAAAAATGCCGGAGAGACTCTGCTGCAGCGAGCCGCTCGGCTAGGATACAAA GATGTCGTCCTCTACTGTCTTCAGCGAGACTTGGGAGACATCAACCACCGGGACAACGCTGGTTACACCGCACTACATGAAGCCTGTGCACGTGGCTGGACGGAGATACTACAGATCCTTCTGGATAACGGAGCCAACGTGAACTGCAGCGCGCAGGATGGCACAAG ACCCATCCATGATGCAGTGGTGAATGATAACCTGGAGACCGTATGGCTTCTGCTGTCCTATGGCGCTGATCCAACACTAGCCACCTACTCTGGACAAACGCCCATGAAGCTGGCCAGCAGTGAGGTCATGAGGACATATCTGAGTG ATTACCTCTCTGATCTCCGGGGTCGTTCTGACGGAGATCCACGCGCAGCTTGGGACTTCTACAGTAGTAGCATTTTGG GTGGCAAAGATGAAATTGGCCATGATGTCCTTCTGGACTCTTCAGAGaaaaatgaagaggaggagggagaCAAAGATCTGGAGGACAACTTCATGTTTGAATTCTCTGATAAGCCACTCATTTCCTGCTATAACTTGCACGTCTCTCTCACTAGCGG GCCCGGTAATTGGTTCCTTTTCTCTGAAGTCTTGAAGAAGCTCAAACTTTCCTCCAGAATATTTCAGGCTCGCTATCCAAAATTTGAAATCGCTAGCATGCAGAAGAAAGAGTTCACCAGGCAGGTGTGCACGAGTCAAATTCTGACCGCCTCCGAAGGCATGGACCTATGGCCGCAGGACGTCGGGGAAATGGTGGAGCTGGTGCGATATGAGCCGGAGCTGCTTCAACTGTTGGGATCCTCGGTGGAATTTCAGTGTGTCAACAGCTGA